The Paenibacillus swuensis genome contains the following window.
TGATGGCCGGTTCCCATTGCTCTTTGCCCGCCATGGCGATCGGCACAATCTTCTTCGCTTTCAGCTTGTCCGCTACAACTGTCAGTTCATCCAGCGTTGTAGGAACCGTCAAACCGTTGTCTTCAAAAATCTTCTTGTTGTACATCACCGCCCAGAAATCAGCGTTCTTCGGAATGCCGTACAACTTGCCCCCACGGGTGAAGCGCTCCAGCGCGCCCGGTACGAAGCCGCCGTCCTTGTAGTCGTTCAAATCCAGCTCCGCCAAGGAGTTGTTGTTGATCATCGGCTCCATGAAAGCGTTGTCGCCCCACGAGTTGAAAATATCCGGCAACGTGTTGGATGCGTTGTAGAGCTTAATTTTGTCCCGATAAGGATCGGTTTGCGCGGTTTCTACCACAATCTTGATGTGCGGATTCTCTTTCATATACTGATCAATAATCGTTTGCTCCAGAAGTCCCAGCCCGCTTGTGCGATCCGGTGTGTTGCTGAAGAACTTGAGGGTAACGTCTTCCTTGGTCGCTTCTGTCGTCGTGTTGTTCTTGTTCGTATTCGGCTCTGCGCCCTTGTTGTTCGCCCCTGTATTGCTGTTTGAATTACATGCTGTAAAGAGTAAGACGGAAGCCATCGCTACGGAAAGTAGAGCCCCTTTATTCCACTTCATGAACGGCATCTCCTTAACATTCTATATTTGTATTTTCTAAGTCTGTCTTAACTGTAATGCTTAATGCGTCTGGTGATAAGGTGGCAAAACAACGAAAAGGTGTTTATTCCTCCAATCCCCATTGTGAGAAACGGTGATGAAGTTTATGATGCTAAATATAGACATCCTTAAGGAAATGAGCTGGATTTATTGAAGAGATTCTATGAGAAGCTCTCCGTTCGTTATAAGTTGCTGGTCCTGATCGCGGGACTGTGTTTCCTGATTATAAGCGCATTCGGCTACTGGGCTTACCGCATCGCCACCAGCGAGGTCATCCGGAACAATGAGCAGACGGACGCCAATCTGCTGGAACAGACGATGATTCATCTGGACTTCGTCGCGCAGGATGTCATTAACGCCTCGAATTTCTTCATCTTGTCCAAAGATCTGCACAAGAACCTGACTAGCGGAACGAAAGGCCAAGAGGACATTAATTACTTGCATCATCGGAACAATCTGTCCGAATCCATCATGCAGATGTTGAATTCGAGACACTATATTAAATCGTTGATTATATATTCGGATGCTATACAGCCGATCACCTACAGTAACTATTCGATGAACCCGATTATGCCCTATGAACAGTTTAAAGAGACGGATTACTATCGGCAAGCGAAATCCCAGCCCGGGAACATGTTCTGGGGCACATATGAAAGCGCTGTCGGCGTGTTTCCCGACCGGCGCAACGGCGAGCTCTTGTTGATGGGGATGTTAATGAACGGCTTTACGGGTCTTAGCGACGGCTTTATCGTCTTCGGTCTGGACGTCAGAGAACTGATTCCGGAACGGACGATGAACGGGATGAAGATTTACATAGCCAACGAATACGGGGAAATTTTGTCGGATTCCGAAGGGAAAGAGACGGGGAACGAGATGAGTTCTTTGCCTTATTTTGCCGATAAGAGTCTTGAGGAGTTGAACCGGAACGGGTGGAAGCCAGGGGCGAAAGATTGGATCATTTCCCATGCGCAATCGTCGTTCTCGGGATGGCATCTGGTCATTGTGCAGCCGCATGCGAACCTGGTATCCAAGTTGGGACACATTAAGACGATTACGGTGCTGACCATTGCCATCGCGCTCACGCTGAGCCTGCTTATATCGTGGTACATCTCCAGCTTCACTACACAACCGATTCTGCGGATTCTGAATTCCATTCGCCACTTTCAGCGGGGGGACTTTGAACAGAGTGTGGAAGTCCGCGGCAATGATGAATTCGCGCAGCTCGGCAGCGGCTACAATACGATGGTCGGCAACATCCGGACGCTGATTCATGAGCAGTATGACAGCAGGCTGAAGCTGAAGGAATCGGAACTGGCGCTGCTTCAATCGCAGATCAACCCTCATTTCCTCTATAATACGCTGAATACGATGAGCTATATGGCGCAGAGCGAGGGCAGTCCCAAGATTGCGGAGATGCTTTACTCGCTAAGCTCCTTATTCCGCATCAGCCTGAGCGACGGCGCTGAATGGATCTCATTGGAGAAGGAATTCGAATTAATGAGCAGTTACCTGTTTCTTCAACAAGAGCGATTTCCCGATCAATTCCAGTATGAAGTGCGTTTATCACCGGAAGCGGCTGGAATTCTCATTCCTAAACTGGTGTTGCAGCCTTTTGTCGAAAACGCGTTGATTCACGGCATTCAGCCTTC
Protein-coding sequences here:
- a CDS encoding sensor histidine kinase, with translation MKRFYEKLSVRYKLLVLIAGLCFLIISAFGYWAYRIATSEVIRNNEQTDANLLEQTMIHLDFVAQDVINASNFFILSKDLHKNLTSGTKGQEDINYLHHRNNLSESIMQMLNSRHYIKSLIIYSDAIQPITYSNYSMNPIMPYEQFKETDYYRQAKSQPGNMFWGTYESAVGVFPDRRNGELLLMGMLMNGFTGLSDGFIVFGLDVRELIPERTMNGMKIYIANEYGEILSDSEGKETGNEMSSLPYFADKSLEELNRNGWKPGAKDWIISHAQSSFSGWHLVIVQPHANLVSKLGHIKTITVLTIAIALTLSLLISWYISSFTTQPILRILNSIRHFQRGDFEQSVEVRGNDEFAQLGSGYNTMVGNIRTLIHEQYDSRLKLKESELALLQSQINPHFLYNTLNTMSYMAQSEGSPKIAEMLYSLSSLFRISLSDGAEWISLEKEFELMSSYLFLQQERFPDQFQYEVRLSPEAAGILIPKLVLQPFVENALIHGIQPSEHSGFIQIHAELDGEKVRVQITDNGVGMDSSRLNGEVDEVGGKLGNAGAGNAGGHPPRTGYAIRNVRQRLALYYGDQAKIHLMSREHQGTQVTVEFPANSQRLNS